A single window of Crassostrea angulata isolate pt1a10 chromosome 8, ASM2561291v2, whole genome shotgun sequence DNA harbors:
- the LOC128161329 gene encoding uncharacterized protein LOC128161329: MGVTCTKKIIILSVLVSLITSSLTAMEPLDNKAATNDIDISTTRTTKDQEITAMHETGETSNTPLTRHGSTFHSTAVSGATKTISEFKITKENNTSSQILTSMKAHDQAIIDSTHITDEEDRESASEEMTSLKSSDLPMFKESITEQPTELSSISTISILNEYVSTNQSPPTSSSVIGYTLAIADDNELLSTEKPTISVNTGTTVTNQIQSSLSSSSSTTLSTTPKATVPTTKVTTIPFTTTTTTPITSTTPSTTTPITSTTPITTTTPITSTTPSTTTTPITSTTPSTTTTPITSTTPITATATNKTTTKTTITTTLRTTTPLSTTTTPKTTTTLNTITTPRTTTTRSTTTTTIRPTPLRTPTMSSSKRTTPTHMTSRSTSALETPNQYLNEINHLNSNVSDLEEEVSSLTAAVVVLSLFLVTILILCAVYYIRRRLRPAKSPFDDINMKEIDVEKRENERRGPFFGNTDNIFRVSTATLGENDHTPVPAKTFKPAGNTGYSERTSASITIDGNIEDRSVL, encoded by the exons ATGGGAGTTACATGTACCAAGAAAATCATCATATTGTCAGTTTTAG TCTCTCTGATAACATCGTCTCTTACGGCAATGGAACCACTAGACAATAAAGCTGCGACAAACGACATAGATATTTCAACAACACGTACAACGAAAGACCAAGAAATAACGGCCATGCACGAGACCGGCGAAACTTCAAATACACCCCTCACAAGACATGGTTCAACATTTCATTCCACTGCTGTTTCAGGGGCGACCAAAACCATATCTGAATTTAAAATAACGAAAGAAAATAACACTTCGTCACAAATTCTCACATCTATGAAAGCTCATGATCAAGCAATAATTGATTCTACACATATAACTGATGAAGAGGATAGAGAATCAGCCAGTGAAGAAATGACTTCTTTGAAAAGTTCTGACCTACCAATGTTCAAAGAATCTATCACAGAACAACCGACTGAGTTATCATCTATATCAACAATATCTATATTAAATGAATATGTAAGTACTAATCAATCGCCACCAACGTCTTCATCGGTTATTGGTTATACATTGGCAATAGCAGATGACAATGAACTATTAAGTACTGAAAAACCAACCATTTCTGTAAATACAGGAACAACGGTTACCAATCAAATAcaatcatcattatcatcatcatcatcaacaaCATTATCAACAACACCAAAAGCAACTGTTCCAACAACAAAAGTAACAACAATACCATTCACAACAACAACTACGACACCGATAACTTCGACAACACCAAGTACTACAACACCAATAACTTCAACAACACCAATAACTACAACAACACCGATAACTTCAACAACACCAAGTACTACGACAACACCAATAACTTCAACAACACCAAGTACTACGACAACACCAATAACTTCAACAACACCGATAACTGCAACAGCGACCAATAAAACAACAACCAAGACAACTATAACAACAACCCTAAGAACTACGACACCATTAAGTACTACAACAACACCAAAAACTACAACAACACTCAATACAATAACAACACCAAGAACTACAACAACACGAagtacaacaacaacaacaatacgTCCAACACCACTACGAACACCAACAATGTCATCGTCAAAAAGAACAACTCCTACACATATGACGTCTCGAAGCACTTCGGCCTTGGAAACACCTAATCAgtatttgaatgaaataaatcatCTAAATTCAAATGTATCAG ACTTAGAGGAAGAGGTATCTTCCTTGACAGCAGCAGTTGTCGTTTTAAGTCTGTTTTTGGTGACCATTTTGATATTGTGTGCTGTTTATTACATACGTCGAAG actGCGTCCGGCAAAATCGCCATTTGATGACATAAATATGAAGGAAATTGACGTTGAAAAACGAGAAAATGAG AGGCGGGGTCCTTTCTTCGGAAATACAGACAACATATTCAGGGTGAGCACAGCCACTCTCGGAGAAAATGACCATACTCCTGTGCCTGCGAAAACTTTCAAACCCGCCGGCAACACGGGATACTCCGAGAGGACTAGTGCTAGCATAACAATAGACGGGAATATAGAAGATAGATCTGTGTTGTGA
- the LOC128161326 gene encoding uncharacterized protein LOC128161326 isoform X2, with the protein MSYLLLLFPCVLSLMVRADTTSTAADTSIIMTTEPITSVSESESTTVSIAQEAISTKTTQVNMTPTDFSSSVTSVSDTMEPFSSSTIKTDAPTARTSTSISSINGENTTTSTEMASTTSYALTTTVLPSSSTASTTQGTTKVTTTQPSSLSSSLISTKTPSNSSPLVTTTPTISPTTLSSASSSRSTTPFLHTSSSTSMSTSSPSSSTSSSSTSSTSSSHVPATSEKRTTKSKSTFLSTSTYLPTSSLTGQTVSSTSTEGTSTGTTLSSFQDKIKDLNGQISDLEEQKFNLFIGVVALAAVLVLVLLIITIVCIKKQRKKSRSPFEEFEIDVGSPFMTREPVRHDDLFRPRCATVGNNDSGDNMRLETFSREEENKQRLSMLQMIKEGLSSPDRYSVLIETQGSEIHNEELNRNSTEKPKDPHNNDGEIINRDKDNKDASSGDLKAGQETGSRKSGIKEASGVIPTVKDSLGVSGSLPPFPPKRASANYAPKHSEEMSSNLPPLPTKGAHDTLKDSKEITENLSPQPTKVGEDNPNDSKEITDNLPPQPTSVDAENPKEESNEVINSLPPPPPEFKDPGNLTVETSDSQDKLLSDALTVDTVDANAVK; encoded by the exons ATGTCGTATCTACTGTTATTGTTTCCGTGTGTTCTCTCCCTGATGGTGAGGGCGGACACAACATCAACAGCTGCGGATACCTCCATAATCATGACTACGGAACCCATTACCAGTGTGTCAGAGTCAGAATCAACGACTGTGTCGATAGCACAAGAAGCCATTTCTACCAAAACAACCCAAGTTAATATGACCCCAACAGATTTTTCGTCTTCGGTGACATCTGTGTCTGACACAATGGAACCCTTCAGCTCCTCGACCATCAAAACAGATGCCCCAACGGCCCGCACTAGCACCTCTATCTCCTCGATAAATGGAGAGAACACTACCACTAGTACAGAAATGGCTTCAACTACATCGTATGCATTAACAACAACGGTCCTTCCATCATCCTCAACAGCTTCTACCACTCAGG GAACAACAAAGGTTACCACAACACAGCCTTCCTCTCTGTCTTCCTCTCTGATCAGCACGAAAACACCATCTAACTCTTCACCACTCGTCACTACTACACCTACAATATCACCAACCACCTTGTCCTCTGCAAGTTCTTCAAGGTCAACCACCCCTTTCTTGCACACATCAAGTTCAACTAGCATGTCGACATCTTCTCCATCATCTTCGACTTCTTCATCCTCTACAAGTAGCACGTCTTCCTCGCATGTGCCTGCGACATCAGAAAAACGTACAACGAAGTCCAAAAGTACGTTTCTATCTACTAGTACGTACTTGCCTACATCGTCACTTACAG GACAAACCGTTTCCAGCACATCTACGGAAGGGACCAGCACGGGAACAACATTAAGTTCATTTCAAGATAAAATAAAAGACCTAAATGGACAAATCTCTG ACTTGGAGGAGCAGAAGTTTAATCTGTTTATTGGTGTAGTTGCTCTTGCAGCCGTTCTTGTGCTGGTTTTGCTGATCATCACCATTGTGTGCATAAAGAAACA aagaaaaaagtcTAGGTCTCCATTTGAGGAGTTTGAGATAGACGTGGGAAGTCCCTTCATG ACGAGGGAGCCAGTAAGACACGACGACCTGTTTCGTCCTCGATGTGCAACAGTGGGAAACAACGATTCGGGAGACAACATGAGGCTAGAAACGTTCTCCCGAGAGGAGGAAAACAAACAACGCCTGAGCATGCTACAGATGATAAAGGAGGGGCTCAGTTCCCCAGACCGTTACTCAGTCCTTATCGAAACGCAGGGGTCTGAAATCCACAACGAGGAGTTGAATAGAAATAGCACAGAGAAACCAAAAGATCCACATAACAATGATGGTGAAATTATTAATAGGGACAAGGATAACAAAGACGCGTCTTCAGGCGATCTGAAAGCAGGCCAAGAGACAGGGAGCAGAAAATCTGGCATAAAAGAAGCATCTGGTGTCATACCAACTGTGAAAGATTCTCTAGGGGTGTCTGGAAGCCTACCCCCTTTTCCACCAAAAAGGGCTAGCGCTAACTATGCACCGAAACATTCAGAGGAGATGTCGTCCAACCTACCCCCTCTACCAACGAAAGGGGCTCACGATACTCTGAAGGATTCAAAGGAAATAACTGAAAACCTTTCCCCTCAACCAACAAAAGTTGGAGAGGACAATCCAAACGATTCAAAGGAGATAACTGATAACCTTCCTCCTCAACCAACAAGTGTGGATGCAGAGAATCCGAAAGAAGAATCAAATGAAGTAATAAATAGTCTACCCCCACCGCCTCCAGAATTTAAAGACCCCGGGAACTTGACTGTAGAAACTAGTGATTCTCAAGATAAATTACTAAGTGATGCTTTAACAGTTGACACAGTCGACGCCAACGCAGTTAAATAA
- the LOC128161326 gene encoding uncharacterized protein LOC128161326 isoform X1, producing the protein MSYLLLLFPCVLSLMVRADTTSTAADTSIIMTTEPITSVSESESTTVSIAQEAISTKTTQVNMTPTDFSSSVTSVSDTMEPFSSSTIKTDAPTARTSTSISSINGENTTTSTEMASTTSYALTTTVLPSSSTASTTQVGTTKVTTTQPSSLSSSLISTKTPSNSSPLVTTTPTISPTTLSSASSSRSTTPFLHTSSSTSMSTSSPSSSTSSSSTSSTSSSHVPATSEKRTTKSKSTFLSTSTYLPTSSLTGQTVSSTSTEGTSTGTTLSSFQDKIKDLNGQISDLEEQKFNLFIGVVALAAVLVLVLLIITIVCIKKQRKKSRSPFEEFEIDVGSPFMTREPVRHDDLFRPRCATVGNNDSGDNMRLETFSREEENKQRLSMLQMIKEGLSSPDRYSVLIETQGSEIHNEELNRNSTEKPKDPHNNDGEIINRDKDNKDASSGDLKAGQETGSRKSGIKEASGVIPTVKDSLGVSGSLPPFPPKRASANYAPKHSEEMSSNLPPLPTKGAHDTLKDSKEITENLSPQPTKVGEDNPNDSKEITDNLPPQPTSVDAENPKEESNEVINSLPPPPPEFKDPGNLTVETSDSQDKLLSDALTVDTVDANAVK; encoded by the exons ATGTCGTATCTACTGTTATTGTTTCCGTGTGTTCTCTCCCTGATGGTGAGGGCGGACACAACATCAACAGCTGCGGATACCTCCATAATCATGACTACGGAACCCATTACCAGTGTGTCAGAGTCAGAATCAACGACTGTGTCGATAGCACAAGAAGCCATTTCTACCAAAACAACCCAAGTTAATATGACCCCAACAGATTTTTCGTCTTCGGTGACATCTGTGTCTGACACAATGGAACCCTTCAGCTCCTCGACCATCAAAACAGATGCCCCAACGGCCCGCACTAGCACCTCTATCTCCTCGATAAATGGAGAGAACACTACCACTAGTACAGAAATGGCTTCAACTACATCGTATGCATTAACAACAACGGTCCTTCCATCATCCTCAACAGCTTCTACCACTCAGG TAGGAACAACAAAGGTTACCACAACACAGCCTTCCTCTCTGTCTTCCTCTCTGATCAGCACGAAAACACCATCTAACTCTTCACCACTCGTCACTACTACACCTACAATATCACCAACCACCTTGTCCTCTGCAAGTTCTTCAAGGTCAACCACCCCTTTCTTGCACACATCAAGTTCAACTAGCATGTCGACATCTTCTCCATCATCTTCGACTTCTTCATCCTCTACAAGTAGCACGTCTTCCTCGCATGTGCCTGCGACATCAGAAAAACGTACAACGAAGTCCAAAAGTACGTTTCTATCTACTAGTACGTACTTGCCTACATCGTCACTTACAG GACAAACCGTTTCCAGCACATCTACGGAAGGGACCAGCACGGGAACAACATTAAGTTCATTTCAAGATAAAATAAAAGACCTAAATGGACAAATCTCTG ACTTGGAGGAGCAGAAGTTTAATCTGTTTATTGGTGTAGTTGCTCTTGCAGCCGTTCTTGTGCTGGTTTTGCTGATCATCACCATTGTGTGCATAAAGAAACA aagaaaaaagtcTAGGTCTCCATTTGAGGAGTTTGAGATAGACGTGGGAAGTCCCTTCATG ACGAGGGAGCCAGTAAGACACGACGACCTGTTTCGTCCTCGATGTGCAACAGTGGGAAACAACGATTCGGGAGACAACATGAGGCTAGAAACGTTCTCCCGAGAGGAGGAAAACAAACAACGCCTGAGCATGCTACAGATGATAAAGGAGGGGCTCAGTTCCCCAGACCGTTACTCAGTCCTTATCGAAACGCAGGGGTCTGAAATCCACAACGAGGAGTTGAATAGAAATAGCACAGAGAAACCAAAAGATCCACATAACAATGATGGTGAAATTATTAATAGGGACAAGGATAACAAAGACGCGTCTTCAGGCGATCTGAAAGCAGGCCAAGAGACAGGGAGCAGAAAATCTGGCATAAAAGAAGCATCTGGTGTCATACCAACTGTGAAAGATTCTCTAGGGGTGTCTGGAAGCCTACCCCCTTTTCCACCAAAAAGGGCTAGCGCTAACTATGCACCGAAACATTCAGAGGAGATGTCGTCCAACCTACCCCCTCTACCAACGAAAGGGGCTCACGATACTCTGAAGGATTCAAAGGAAATAACTGAAAACCTTTCCCCTCAACCAACAAAAGTTGGAGAGGACAATCCAAACGATTCAAAGGAGATAACTGATAACCTTCCTCCTCAACCAACAAGTGTGGATGCAGAGAATCCGAAAGAAGAATCAAATGAAGTAATAAATAGTCTACCCCCACCGCCTCCAGAATTTAAAGACCCCGGGAACTTGACTGTAGAAACTAGTGATTCTCAAGATAAATTACTAAGTGATGCTTTAACAGTTGACACAGTCGACGCCAACGCAGTTAAATAA
- the LOC128161326 gene encoding serine-rich adhesin for platelets-like isoform X4, with protein sequence MSYLLLLFPCVLSLMVRADTTSTAADTSIIMTTEPITSVSESESTTVSIAQEAISTKTTQVNMTPTDFSSSVTSVSDTMEPFSSSTIKTDAPTARTSTSISSINGENTTTSTEMASTTSYALTTTVLPSSSTASTTQGQTVSSTSTEGTSTGTTLSSFQDKIKDLNGQISDLEEQKFNLFIGVVALAAVLVLVLLIITIVCIKKQRKKSRSPFEEFEIDVGSPFMTREPVRHDDLFRPRCATVGNNDSGDNMRLETFSREEENKQRLSMLQMIKEGLSSPDRYSVLIETQGSEIHNEELNRNSTEKPKDPHNNDGEIINRDKDNKDASSGDLKAGQETGSRKSGIKEASGVIPTVKDSLGVSGSLPPFPPKRASANYAPKHSEEMSSNLPPLPTKGAHDTLKDSKEITENLSPQPTKVGEDNPNDSKEITDNLPPQPTSVDAENPKEESNEVINSLPPPPPEFKDPGNLTVETSDSQDKLLSDALTVDTVDANAVK encoded by the exons ATGTCGTATCTACTGTTATTGTTTCCGTGTGTTCTCTCCCTGATGGTGAGGGCGGACACAACATCAACAGCTGCGGATACCTCCATAATCATGACTACGGAACCCATTACCAGTGTGTCAGAGTCAGAATCAACGACTGTGTCGATAGCACAAGAAGCCATTTCTACCAAAACAACCCAAGTTAATATGACCCCAACAGATTTTTCGTCTTCGGTGACATCTGTGTCTGACACAATGGAACCCTTCAGCTCCTCGACCATCAAAACAGATGCCCCAACGGCCCGCACTAGCACCTCTATCTCCTCGATAAATGGAGAGAACACTACCACTAGTACAGAAATGGCTTCAACTACATCGTATGCATTAACAACAACGGTCCTTCCATCATCCTCAACAGCTTCTACCACTCAGG GACAAACCGTTTCCAGCACATCTACGGAAGGGACCAGCACGGGAACAACATTAAGTTCATTTCAAGATAAAATAAAAGACCTAAATGGACAAATCTCTG ACTTGGAGGAGCAGAAGTTTAATCTGTTTATTGGTGTAGTTGCTCTTGCAGCCGTTCTTGTGCTGGTTTTGCTGATCATCACCATTGTGTGCATAAAGAAACA aagaaaaaagtcTAGGTCTCCATTTGAGGAGTTTGAGATAGACGTGGGAAGTCCCTTCATG ACGAGGGAGCCAGTAAGACACGACGACCTGTTTCGTCCTCGATGTGCAACAGTGGGAAACAACGATTCGGGAGACAACATGAGGCTAGAAACGTTCTCCCGAGAGGAGGAAAACAAACAACGCCTGAGCATGCTACAGATGATAAAGGAGGGGCTCAGTTCCCCAGACCGTTACTCAGTCCTTATCGAAACGCAGGGGTCTGAAATCCACAACGAGGAGTTGAATAGAAATAGCACAGAGAAACCAAAAGATCCACATAACAATGATGGTGAAATTATTAATAGGGACAAGGATAACAAAGACGCGTCTTCAGGCGATCTGAAAGCAGGCCAAGAGACAGGGAGCAGAAAATCTGGCATAAAAGAAGCATCTGGTGTCATACCAACTGTGAAAGATTCTCTAGGGGTGTCTGGAAGCCTACCCCCTTTTCCACCAAAAAGGGCTAGCGCTAACTATGCACCGAAACATTCAGAGGAGATGTCGTCCAACCTACCCCCTCTACCAACGAAAGGGGCTCACGATACTCTGAAGGATTCAAAGGAAATAACTGAAAACCTTTCCCCTCAACCAACAAAAGTTGGAGAGGACAATCCAAACGATTCAAAGGAGATAACTGATAACCTTCCTCCTCAACCAACAAGTGTGGATGCAGAGAATCCGAAAGAAGAATCAAATGAAGTAATAAATAGTCTACCCCCACCGCCTCCAGAATTTAAAGACCCCGGGAACTTGACTGTAGAAACTAGTGATTCTCAAGATAAATTACTAAGTGATGCTTTAACAGTTGACACAGTCGACGCCAACGCAGTTAAATAA
- the LOC128161326 gene encoding serine-rich adhesin for platelets-like isoform X3, whose product MSYLLLLFPCVLSLMVRADTTSTAADTSIIMTTEPITSVSESESTTVSIAQEAISTKTTQVNMTPTDFSSSVTSVSDTMEPFSSSTIKTDAPTARTSTSISSINGENTTTSTEMASTTSYALTTTVLPSSSTASTTQVGTTKVTTTQPSSLSSSLISTKTPSNSSPLVTTTPTISPTTLSSASSSRSTTPFLHTSSSTSMSTSSPSSSTSSSSTSSTSSSHVPATSEKRTTKSKSTFLSTRQTVSSTSTEGTSTGTTLSSFQDKIKDLNGQISDLEEQKFNLFIGVVALAAVLVLVLLIITIVCIKKQRKKSRSPFEEFEIDVGSPFMTREPVRHDDLFRPRCATVGNNDSGDNMRLETFSREEENKQRLSMLQMIKEGLSSPDRYSVLIETQGSEIHNEELNRNSTEKPKDPHNNDGEIINRDKDNKDASSGDLKAGQETGSRKSGIKEASGVIPTVKDSLGVSGSLPPFPPKRASANYAPKHSEEMSSNLPPLPTKGAHDTLKDSKEITENLSPQPTKVGEDNPNDSKEITDNLPPQPTSVDAENPKEESNEVINSLPPPPPEFKDPGNLTVETSDSQDKLLSDALTVDTVDANAVK is encoded by the exons ATGTCGTATCTACTGTTATTGTTTCCGTGTGTTCTCTCCCTGATGGTGAGGGCGGACACAACATCAACAGCTGCGGATACCTCCATAATCATGACTACGGAACCCATTACCAGTGTGTCAGAGTCAGAATCAACGACTGTGTCGATAGCACAAGAAGCCATTTCTACCAAAACAACCCAAGTTAATATGACCCCAACAGATTTTTCGTCTTCGGTGACATCTGTGTCTGACACAATGGAACCCTTCAGCTCCTCGACCATCAAAACAGATGCCCCAACGGCCCGCACTAGCACCTCTATCTCCTCGATAAATGGAGAGAACACTACCACTAGTACAGAAATGGCTTCAACTACATCGTATGCATTAACAACAACGGTCCTTCCATCATCCTCAACAGCTTCTACCACTCAGG TAGGAACAACAAAGGTTACCACAACACAGCCTTCCTCTCTGTCTTCCTCTCTGATCAGCACGAAAACACCATCTAACTCTTCACCACTCGTCACTACTACACCTACAATATCACCAACCACCTTGTCCTCTGCAAGTTCTTCAAGGTCAACCACCCCTTTCTTGCACACATCAAGTTCAACTAGCATGTCGACATCTTCTCCATCATCTTCGACTTCTTCATCCTCTACAAGTAGCACGTCTTCCTCGCATGTGCCTGCGACATCAGAAAAACGTACAACGAAGTCCAAAAGTACGTTTCTATCTACTA GACAAACCGTTTCCAGCACATCTACGGAAGGGACCAGCACGGGAACAACATTAAGTTCATTTCAAGATAAAATAAAAGACCTAAATGGACAAATCTCTG ACTTGGAGGAGCAGAAGTTTAATCTGTTTATTGGTGTAGTTGCTCTTGCAGCCGTTCTTGTGCTGGTTTTGCTGATCATCACCATTGTGTGCATAAAGAAACA aagaaaaaagtcTAGGTCTCCATTTGAGGAGTTTGAGATAGACGTGGGAAGTCCCTTCATG ACGAGGGAGCCAGTAAGACACGACGACCTGTTTCGTCCTCGATGTGCAACAGTGGGAAACAACGATTCGGGAGACAACATGAGGCTAGAAACGTTCTCCCGAGAGGAGGAAAACAAACAACGCCTGAGCATGCTACAGATGATAAAGGAGGGGCTCAGTTCCCCAGACCGTTACTCAGTCCTTATCGAAACGCAGGGGTCTGAAATCCACAACGAGGAGTTGAATAGAAATAGCACAGAGAAACCAAAAGATCCACATAACAATGATGGTGAAATTATTAATAGGGACAAGGATAACAAAGACGCGTCTTCAGGCGATCTGAAAGCAGGCCAAGAGACAGGGAGCAGAAAATCTGGCATAAAAGAAGCATCTGGTGTCATACCAACTGTGAAAGATTCTCTAGGGGTGTCTGGAAGCCTACCCCCTTTTCCACCAAAAAGGGCTAGCGCTAACTATGCACCGAAACATTCAGAGGAGATGTCGTCCAACCTACCCCCTCTACCAACGAAAGGGGCTCACGATACTCTGAAGGATTCAAAGGAAATAACTGAAAACCTTTCCCCTCAACCAACAAAAGTTGGAGAGGACAATCCAAACGATTCAAAGGAGATAACTGATAACCTTCCTCCTCAACCAACAAGTGTGGATGCAGAGAATCCGAAAGAAGAATCAAATGAAGTAATAAATAGTCTACCCCCACCGCCTCCAGAATTTAAAGACCCCGGGAACTTGACTGTAGAAACTAGTGATTCTCAAGATAAATTACTAAGTGATGCTTTAACAGTTGACACAGTCGACGCCAACGCAGTTAAATAA